A single region of the Pseudomonas sp. B21-023 genome encodes:
- the atpE gene encoding F0F1 ATP synthase subunit C translates to METVVGLTAIAVALLIGLGALGTAIGFGLLGGKFLEGAARQPEMVPMLQVKMFIVAGLLDAVTMIGVGIALFFTFANPFVGQIAG, encoded by the coding sequence ATGGAAACTGTAGTTGGTCTGACCGCTATCGCTGTTGCTCTGCTGATCGGCCTGGGTGCTCTGGGTACCGCCATTGGTTTCGGCCTGCTGGGCGGCAAGTTCCTGGAAGGCGCTGCTCGCCAGCCAGAAATGGTTCCAATGCTGCAGGTCAAGATGTTCATCGTTGCCGGTCTGCTCGACGCCGTCACCATGATCGGTGTTGGTATCGCTCTGTTCTTCACCTTCGCAAACCCCTTCGTTGGTCAGATCGCCGGCTAA